TGCAGTGGGGGATGGTGGGTGTGAACTCAATGCCCACAGTGTTCTCTCCATCATTAACCTgagaagaagacagacagatggaaaggaACTTAATGAACcgtgcactgaaaaaaatttgCTTCTGCAATTAAAGTTTCCAATAAAATTTCCTCAACTTGTTAAAGCTGAAGGATGTTTTTGCAGTGAGAGAAATGTTTTCACGACCCAAGCATTCATTTAAGGAAATAAGATCAAGTAAATAATGCCTACTTTGCTGATGAAGGGTgggttgtttatttttctaatgccctttttttaaagaaaaaacttatTTTGTAAGTGCAGTAGAAACTCTGTTAAGCCAGGTTCATTAGAGACAGACTGATGGAGTGAAGGGGTGAATGGATGTCAAGttcaacccttttttttctttttaaaactactTTACTAAATTACACTATTGGTAAGTCTGTAATCTtgcttcccccccccccattcacCCTGTAGTAAACCTAAAAACAAGTACATACCTTGACTCTGACTTGCTCCACCACATTGAGTTCTTCCAGAGACAGAGGATGCTCTGGGTCATTGATGGATCTGATCAGATGTAACTTTAGTTAAAGAATTCAAGACAACataatatatattcaaaaaaaaactaGTCCTGTCTCTATGTGTGGCACTATGATGCAGTCAGCATGTTGTTATTATGTATTATTGGAGACACTAATAACTTTTTGTAAAAGCCCAAGTTATGTTATTGTACAACTATTCATTAAGTAATAGCTGTCACttatttgaatataaatttAGCTGTATCATCGTCACAACTGATCCCAATACTGTCTCCATATATGTTACACATGTATTTATTCTAGCACCTTCTAGCACCTGCCTTCAATGAAGAACTAATCAAACATCCCATCATGCAGTTGTCATGGGAGTCAAATGTCAGACTAAAACAAAGACAAGGCAAGGATGTTGAAAGAATGTCTCACAGACCAACTGCGACACGTCACCTAAATTATGAGCAAAATCTTAAATCTTAATCTCACCTGTGACCAAAACATATGTTGCCTAGTACAGGGAGTCTGATTGTAGGTCATCTCCAGTTAAATTCAAAATTGCTCTTGGGCTGCATCTAATCGTAATGTTCAATTGCGGATTTATCTGTGGATCATCTtcctgattaattgattaatcagttattcacaaaacagtggaaaaatgcccatcacaacttcCTAGAGCTCCagttgacatcttcaaattgttACTTTTGTTGTCCAACAACAGAGACTAAGCTTCAACGATGTTCAGACTACAAAGAcgtgaaaaagagaaaggcagaaaaaaaatcctcacattcagGAAGCTGAAACTAAgcaatgtttgtgctttttatttgaataacttATATGATGAACAATGTTCGAAACCGATTAAATTTCTGATGGCTGACTAatcaatcatctaatcatttCAAATTGGTCGATTAAGTTATCTTAACCTTATCCATAAATCCGGTGATTGTTTTTACCATTAACTGAATAGAACAtaatatgtccaaaaaaaaaaattaaaaaaattaaaaactgccAATTAGTACAAAGTGATGTCttaaaattgcttattttgaaTGACCAAAAGTCCGGAACCGAAAAATCACGAGTTTGGTAAAATCAGCCTGACATGCTGCTGTGTCAGTTACACGGTAACGGTGCATTTCCGGTCAGTATTCCGTGTGACGCATTTTCCaaacttttaacaaaaacacaccattttctcttctctgtgcGTAACTGTTTGCGTTAGCCCAGACGTGATGCAACAGCCAGCAATGTGGAGGACAAATGCGTGTTAGAATACAGTTTAACAAGTACAAACCAGACCTAACTGTTaggtgtaaacaaacaaaaaaaacaagagagagagttAAAACCAGAGGAGAACTAGCTGAAGCTGACGACTGGATATCGAATATTTCTCTGTCGTCGATGGGGTCGTGGACGTCTTCGTCCTCCTCCGACGCCGTCAGCAGCCTGTCCCCCGACCGCTGGAAAATCACGGGGTTCGCGTTCTCCAAACGGGTCCCCCCAGACATCTTTAGGCCTGATATTGGTCCACGACAAAACGGTAAATAGCTGAATTTGAACCAGTGGTGCGGTGTACTAGAGACGCTGCGCAAACGCTTCCTGGAATAACGGAAAGCGATAGAGTCCAAAAAAGGTCTGCAGCGAgcgagatagagagagagagagagagagagagagataaagaccTTGTCTGAGAGAGACTTAAAGGGATAGTGCACCCAAAACGCTGCTCCTGCTCATAACAGCTTGAGTattacttgagtattttaatattatggtatttaatatttttattcatctaCATTTTAgtgggaaatattgtatttttttactccGCTACGTTTATTTGGCAAGCTCTACTGATTACTTTGCAGatgaagatttgaaaaaaacaaaaaacttacactcagctggcagtttattaggtacaccttgcAAAAACGAATGCCATGTAATGCAGCAGCCCTGCAATGAATAATTGCACTATACAGAGTGggttttgtgttattttgtccgCCCCGTTTACATCAATGAGGACAGgctaaataatagaaacacccaTCAGTATAATGCAGATACAATTCAATAGCACCACAAGCTTcgtcctccaaaatgaccatgcAGTTGGATCAATA
This region of Xiphias gladius isolate SHS-SW01 ecotype Sanya breed wild chromosome 11, ASM1685928v1, whole genome shotgun sequence genomic DNA includes:
- the ciao2b gene encoding cytosolic iron-sulfur assembly component 2B, which codes for MSGGTRLENANPVIFQRSGDRLLTASEEDEDVHDPIDDREIFDLIRSINDPEHPLSLEELNVVEQVRVKVNDGENTVGIEFTPTIPHCSMATLIGLSIKVKLLRSLPDRFKIDVHITPGTHASEEAVNKQLADKERVAAALENSSLLEVVNQCLSNRSI